In one window of Coriobacteriia bacterium DNA:
- a CDS encoding glycosyltransferase: MRIGMCSDMYTPHVSGVTNHIRLYKKHFEDLGHEVFVFTFGDRDHVDSEPNVYRTPAVSWGDTGWNFAPYYSLESKELLKTMDVIHAHHPFQSGRLAASIAKKADIPLVFTNHTRYDLYSDAYASLVPQGPRYGTLKLFLKKFLDDCGCVVAPSKSIEGWLRTFIGCDHVVTVPNGIDIAKFADPATVLTRKDLGLSEDDFVFIYLGRVAPEKNTDYLFSEFFETAANNDNARMVVVGAGPELEKAKAMAARHELGDRLIFTGMQPYDLLPSYAHLADAFVTGSVSEVHPLVVLEAMAAGLPIVAVSSPGISDTVEQGRSGLLAKTPTPSLLAIEMDTIINTVGLRDRLAAGASERIKNYSFANTADVILSYYKQLIG; encoded by the coding sequence ATGCGCATCGGCATGTGCTCCGATATGTACACTCCCCATGTAAGCGGAGTGACAAACCACATACGTCTTTACAAAAAACACTTCGAAGACCTTGGCCATGAGGTATTCGTGTTCACGTTCGGGGACCGAGACCACGTCGACTCGGAGCCGAACGTCTACCGCACCCCCGCCGTCTCATGGGGAGACACCGGATGGAATTTCGCTCCCTATTATTCGCTTGAATCCAAAGAACTTCTGAAAACCATGGACGTCATCCATGCACATCATCCGTTCCAGTCGGGACGCCTCGCCGCCTCCATCGCGAAAAAAGCCGACATTCCCCTCGTGTTCACCAACCATACCCGCTACGACCTGTATTCGGATGCCTATGCTTCGCTGGTACCGCAAGGTCCGCGCTACGGCACGCTCAAACTGTTCTTGAAAAAATTCCTGGACGATTGCGGATGTGTCGTGGCACCTTCCAAGTCCATCGAAGGGTGGCTGAGAACTTTCATCGGTTGCGATCACGTCGTGACCGTTCCCAACGGAATCGACATCGCAAAATTCGCCGACCCCGCCACAGTTCTCACGCGAAAGGATCTCGGCTTGAGTGAGGATGATTTCGTTTTCATCTATCTCGGCCGTGTCGCACCCGAAAAAAATACCGATTACCTGTTTTCCGAGTTCTTCGAGACGGCGGCGAACAACGACAACGCAAGAATGGTAGTGGTCGGCGCCGGGCCGGAGCTTGAAAAAGCGAAAGCGATGGCCGCCCGACACGAGCTCGGCGACCGTTTGATTTTCACCGGCATGCAACCTTACGATCTCTTACCGTCTTACGCCCATCTGGCCGATGCTTTCGTCACCGGCTCGGTTTCAGAGGTCCATCCCCTTGTCGTGCTTGAAGCGATGGCGGCCGGCCTCCCGATAGTCGCGGTCAGCTCGCCGGGTATCTCCGATACCGTGGAACAGGGCCGTTCGGGATTGCTTGCAAAAACACCGACGCCATCGCTTCTCGCAATCGAAATGGACACCATCATAAACACCGTGGGGCTCCGCGACCGCCTTGCGGCCGGAGCGAGCGAGCGCATTAAAAACTATTCGTTTGCAAACACAGCAGATGTGATCCTCTCCTACTACAAACAGCTCATCGGCTGA
- the groL gene encoding chaperonin GroEL (60 kDa chaperone family; promotes refolding of misfolded polypeptides especially under stressful conditions; forms two stacked rings of heptamers to form a barrel-shaped 14mer; ends can be capped by GroES; misfolded proteins enter the barrel where they are refolded when GroES binds) — MAKEIKFNEDARKGLAAGVSKLAAAVKVTLGPKGRYVVLEKKFGAPTITNDGVTIAKEIDLEDPLENMGAQLVKEVAIKTNDVAGDGTTTATLLADVIVHEGLRNVTAGTNPLAIRRGIEAAVEHVVETVKKNSKKVGGKDDIAHVGTISAGDSSIGEKIAEAMDIVGKDGVITVEESQTFGIDIETVEGMQFDKGYLSPYFATDTERMEAVLHDPLVLIANQKIASIQEVLPLLEKVMQAGKQLLIIAEDVEGEALATLIVNRLRGTFTVVAVKAPGFGDRRKQQLEDIAIVTGGQVISEEIGLTLETAELSMLGRAKTIKVTKENTTIIDGAGKKAAIEGRVKQIHQNIENSDSDFDREKLQERLAKLSGGVAVIKVGAATETELKEKKLRVEDALMATRAAVEEGIIAGGGVALVDALDGLDKITGLSADELVGVDIIRRALAAPMKAIADNAGFEGSVVVEKVRSMKVGEGLNAADGKYGDMLKMGVIDPVKVTRTALQNAASIASLILTTEATVSDIPVANAGGGMPDMGGMGGMGGMM, encoded by the coding sequence ATGGCTAAAGAAATCAAGTTCAATGAAGATGCGCGCAAGGGTCTTGCCGCCGGTGTCTCCAAATTGGCTGCCGCCGTCAAAGTGACGCTCGGACCGAAAGGTCGCTACGTCGTTCTCGAGAAGAAGTTCGGCGCTCCCACCATCACTAACGACGGTGTCACCATCGCCAAAGAAATCGATCTCGAAGATCCTCTTGAGAATATGGGCGCTCAGCTCGTCAAAGAAGTCGCAATCAAGACTAACGACGTTGCCGGAGACGGTACCACCACGGCGACTCTTCTGGCCGATGTCATCGTCCACGAGGGTCTGCGCAACGTTACCGCAGGCACCAATCCGCTTGCGATTCGTCGCGGAATCGAAGCTGCTGTCGAGCATGTCGTCGAGACCGTCAAGAAGAACTCCAAAAAAGTCGGCGGCAAAGATGATATTGCACACGTCGGTACCATTTCTGCCGGGGACTCAAGCATCGGTGAAAAAATCGCCGAGGCGATGGATATCGTCGGTAAAGACGGCGTCATCACCGTCGAGGAGTCTCAGACATTCGGTATCGACATCGAGACCGTCGAAGGTATGCAGTTCGACAAAGGATACCTCTCACCGTATTTCGCAACCGATACCGAGCGCATGGAAGCGGTGCTCCACGATCCTCTCGTGCTGATCGCCAACCAAAAGATCGCCTCGATTCAAGAGGTTTTGCCTCTTCTCGAGAAGGTTATGCAAGCCGGTAAGCAACTCCTCATCATCGCTGAAGATGTCGAGGGCGAGGCTCTCGCGACGTTGATCGTCAACCGCCTCCGCGGAACGTTTACCGTCGTAGCCGTCAAGGCTCCCGGTTTCGGCGATCGTCGTAAGCAACAGCTCGAGGATATCGCAATCGTCACCGGCGGTCAGGTCATTTCCGAGGAAATCGGCCTCACGCTCGAGACGGCGGAGCTTTCGATGCTCGGTCGCGCAAAAACCATCAAGGTCACCAAGGAAAACACCACGATCATCGACGGTGCCGGTAAGAAAGCTGCCATCGAAGGTCGTGTGAAGCAGATTCATCAGAACATTGAGAACTCGGATTCCGATTTCGATCGCGAAAAGCTCCAAGAGCGTCTCGCAAAGCTCTCAGGCGGTGTCGCCGTCATCAAGGTCGGCGCGGCTACCGAAACCGAACTCAAAGAGAAGAAGCTTCGCGTCGAGGATGCGTTGATGGCCACGCGTGCGGCCGTCGAAGAGGGTATCATCGCCGGCGGTGGCGTCGCGCTCGTCGATGCGCTCGACGGACTCGATAAAATCACCGGACTCAGTGCAGACGAACTCGTCGGTGTCGATATCATCCGTCGCGCTTTGGCTGCTCCGATGAAGGCGATTGCTGACAACGCCGGCTTCGAAGGGTCTGTCGTCGTCGAGAAGGTTCGTTCGATGAAAGTCGGCGAAGGTCTCAACGCTGCAGACGGTAAATACGGCGATATGCTCAAGATGGGCGTCATCGATCCGGTTAAAGTGACTCGTACCGCGCTTCAAAACGCGGCATCGATTGCAAGCCTCATCCTTACCACCGAGGCGACTGTCTCAGACATCCCCGTTGCGAACGCAGGCGGCGGCATGCCCGACATGGGCGGCATGGGTGGCATGGGCGGTATGATGTAA
- the groES gene encoding co-chaperone GroES, whose protein sequence is MNLKPLGDRLIVKQAEAEAQTKSGIILAETAKEKPQKATVLAVGEGRFNDAGERVPMGIEVGDVVLYSKYGGTEIKHEDETYLILSANDVLAIIEG, encoded by the coding sequence ATGAATCTCAAGCCACTCGGCGATCGTTTGATCGTGAAGCAAGCAGAGGCGGAGGCGCAGACCAAGTCGGGTATCATCTTGGCTGAAACTGCAAAAGAGAAGCCGCAAAAGGCAACGGTGTTAGCTGTCGGCGAGGGTCGCTTCAACGATGCCGGCGAGCGCGTTCCCATGGGAATCGAAGTCGGTGATGTCGTTTTGTACAGTAAGTACGGCGGAACTGAAATCAAGCATGAGGATGAAACATATCTCATCCTTTCCGCAAATGATGTTCTTGCAATAATCGAAGGCTAA
- the tsaD gene encoding tRNA (adenosine(37)-N6)-threonylcarbamoyltransferase complex transferase subunit TsaD: MGKVLLSFDTAGDFLSVGIARYTGEPLNAHPFDILSSESFPAPRRANIMLLSKIDEALAELDLDRGDIAAVVVGRGPGSFTGVRIGVATAKGIARGLGVPLYGVSTTDAIAQRIAASGHEGWAFIAADAMRKEIYPALAYIEAGAVSRVRRDYVGKPEAVLPDAIDEYRRSSAGGTLLVAGNGLLKHRDSITSAFETAGIDYEMADESLGMVDGAGLIAAYVAAANGRSPEPFVDTGRPGDVFPIYTRMSDAEEIERVKKIAAGDSVPAYEKASDRSGVGILVGGDSLDAPAGDRALDSAFPVALRSLVPSDIEAMVAIEEALEHPEWTRGLIEAEFELINRIWVGAFLQGELVGFAGFADLAGDVHVLDVVTAPTARRKGVARKLILTGMQRALEWRTNKITLEVRVSNDSAIKLYESLGFVQAGVRPSYYSDNHEDALIMWGEMVTDEIAQTWWSSVSRQERAESGARILALESSCDETAAAVVEENTVMSNVIASQIDFHARFGGVVPEIASRKHIEAVTGVIDEALAATSASAFSMPLSALDALAVTDSPGLVGALVVGLAFMKGLSFGCAKPLYGINHLEGHIYANILAHPEIETPFVALLVSGGHTSLIHSSEPGFYRTLGETLDDATGEAFDKVAKALGLSYPGGPIISALAETGNPRAIAFPRAMMKSGDYAFSLSGLKTAVITHIHKAQETGEELAANDIAASFQQAVIDVQVSKSVRAVQETGAKWFLLAGGVAANKALREGLAQAMERLDVKVSVPPFVYCTDNAAMIARAAAARVFHDAPLDFTADASARASLDFPKI; this comes from the coding sequence GTGGGTAAAGTTCTCCTTTCATTCGATACGGCCGGCGATTTTTTGTCCGTCGGAATCGCGCGCTACACCGGTGAACCGCTGAACGCGCATCCGTTTGATATTTTGTCGTCGGAATCGTTTCCCGCTCCTCGGCGCGCGAACATCATGCTCCTTTCGAAAATCGATGAGGCACTTGCGGAGCTCGATCTCGATCGCGGGGACATCGCGGCGGTTGTGGTCGGGCGCGGACCGGGCTCGTTTACCGGCGTGCGAATCGGTGTCGCTACGGCGAAAGGCATCGCCCGTGGGCTGGGCGTTCCTCTTTACGGAGTGTCGACCACAGATGCCATCGCGCAGCGTATTGCCGCCTCGGGCCATGAAGGTTGGGCGTTTATCGCCGCCGATGCCATGCGTAAAGAAATCTATCCCGCGCTCGCCTACATCGAGGCGGGTGCGGTGTCGCGCGTGCGTAGAGATTATGTGGGAAAGCCGGAGGCTGTCCTTCCCGATGCCATTGATGAATACCGGCGCTCGAGCGCAGGCGGTACGTTGCTTGTCGCCGGCAACGGCCTTTTGAAACACCGGGATTCAATCACCTCCGCTTTTGAGACGGCCGGGATCGATTACGAAATGGCGGATGAATCACTCGGTATGGTCGACGGGGCGGGGTTGATTGCCGCCTATGTCGCCGCGGCAAACGGTAGATCGCCCGAACCGTTCGTGGATACGGGTCGTCCCGGCGATGTGTTTCCCATCTACACGCGCATGTCCGATGCCGAAGAAATCGAACGTGTGAAAAAAATCGCCGCTGGAGACAGCGTTCCGGCCTATGAGAAAGCCAGCGACCGCTCCGGTGTGGGAATACTTGTCGGAGGCGATTCGCTCGACGCGCCCGCAGGCGACCGAGCTCTCGATTCCGCGTTTCCGGTCGCGCTCCGCTCATTGGTCCCCTCAGATATCGAGGCCATGGTCGCCATCGAGGAGGCGCTCGAGCATCCCGAATGGACACGCGGTTTGATCGAAGCCGAATTCGAGCTCATCAATCGTATCTGGGTCGGCGCTTTCCTCCAAGGCGAGCTCGTGGGATTTGCCGGGTTTGCCGACTTGGCAGGAGACGTCCACGTGCTCGATGTCGTGACGGCACCGACCGCCCGCCGTAAGGGAGTCGCGCGAAAGCTCATTCTCACCGGTATGCAGCGCGCGCTCGAATGGCGTACGAACAAAATCACACTTGAAGTTCGTGTTTCAAACGATTCTGCCATAAAACTCTATGAATCGCTCGGTTTCGTGCAGGCCGGAGTGAGACCTTCGTATTATTCCGATAATCATGAAGATGCCCTTATCATGTGGGGCGAGATGGTCACAGACGAAATCGCGCAAACATGGTGGAGTTCCGTATCGAGGCAGGAGCGTGCGGAAAGCGGTGCGCGAATTTTGGCGCTCGAGTCTTCGTGCGATGAAACGGCCGCCGCCGTCGTCGAAGAGAATACGGTCATGTCCAACGTCATTGCAAGCCAAATCGATTTTCATGCCCGTTTCGGAGGCGTGGTCCCCGAAATTGCGAGCCGTAAGCATATCGAGGCCGTGACAGGCGTCATCGACGAGGCTCTCGCCGCGACGAGCGCATCGGCATTCAGCATGCCTCTTTCGGCGCTCGACGCGCTTGCCGTCACCGATTCTCCCGGTCTCGTGGGGGCGCTCGTGGTGGGGCTGGCGTTCATGAAGGGCTTGAGCTTCGGATGCGCGAAACCGCTCTACGGCATCAATCACCTCGAGGGTCATATCTATGCGAACATACTCGCTCATCCCGAGATAGAGACTCCTTTCGTGGCGCTCCTCGTCAGCGGGGGGCATACCTCGTTGATTCACAGTTCGGAGCCCGGTTTTTATCGCACACTCGGAGAAACACTCGACGATGCGACCGGTGAGGCGTTCGATAAAGTCGCCAAGGCGCTCGGATTGTCCTATCCCGGAGGACCGATTATTTCCGCCCTCGCCGAAACCGGTAATCCTCGTGCGATTGCATTTCCGCGCGCGATGATGAAAAGTGGCGACTACGCCTTCTCACTTTCGGGACTCAAAACCGCCGTCATAACCCATATCCACAAAGCGCAGGAAACCGGCGAGGAGCTCGCCGCGAACGACATCGCCGCGTCGTTCCAGCAGGCAGTTATCGACGTGCAGGTGTCGAAATCGGTGAGAGCCGTCCAAGAAACCGGCGCGAAGTGGTTTTTGCTCGCCGGCGGAGTGGCGGCCAATAAGGCGCTGCGCGAGGGATTAGCACAGGCTATGGAGCGTCTCGACGTGAAGGTGAGCGTTCCTCCCTTCGTGTACTGCACGGACAACGCGGCGATGATCGCCCGTGCCGCAGCCGCGCGTGTTTTTCACGACGCGCCTCTGGACTTTACGGCCGATGCCTCCGCCCGGGCATCGCTCGACTTTCCGAAAATCTAA
- the tsaE gene encoding tRNA (adenosine(37)-N6)-threonylcarbamoyltransferase complex ATPase subunit type 1 TsaE has protein sequence MTASFSIRTTSQENTALVGGALARVCEPGDCIVLTGDLGAGKTHFAQGFARELGITGAVSSPTFNLVLEYEQGRIPFYHFDLYRLETGDQLEDIDFYQLVESDGVSLVEWGDKFEEAIEAADAVIALEVIGESDRMLSIRSLTARGDTLVAAFESEVSRG, from the coding sequence ATGACCGCCTCGTTTAGCATACGAACCACCTCGCAAGAAAACACCGCCCTCGTAGGCGGTGCGCTCGCTCGTGTCTGCGAGCCGGGTGATTGCATCGTTTTGACGGGAGACCTCGGCGCCGGCAAAACTCATTTCGCACAAGGATTCGCACGCGAACTCGGAATCACCGGTGCGGTATCGAGCCCGACGTTCAATCTCGTCCTCGAGTACGAACAGGGGAGAATCCCTTTCTATCATTTCGACTTGTATCGTCTCGAAACGGGCGATCAGCTCGAGGATATCGATTTTTATCAGTTGGTCGAAAGCGACGGTGTCTCTCTCGTGGAGTGGGGCGATAAATTCGAGGAGGCCATCGAGGCCGCAGATGCAGTCATTGCCCTCGAAGTCATCGGTGAGAGCGATCGCATGCTGAGCATACGCTCCCTGACTGCTCGCGGTGACACCCTCGTCGCGGCGTTTGAATCCGAGGTGTCCCGTGGGTAA
- a CDS encoding uracil-DNA glycosylase, translated as MDLACTRCDLCATRTQVVVGKGDAHARVMLIGEAPGKNEDLGGAPFIGAAGHVLDEFLEAAGLVRDEIYITNVVKCRPPKNRNPLPEEIDACHDNLMEQIASIRPDIIVALGTFASRQMVGIDAPITAMQEQIYKRSNAGVACVVLPVYHPAATIYNRSLKGVFMQSALTLKELMKDPLQE; from the coding sequence ATGGATTTAGCGTGCACACGCTGCGATCTGTGCGCCACGCGCACGCAAGTGGTGGTCGGTAAAGGCGATGCACACGCCCGTGTGATGTTGATCGGCGAGGCACCCGGCAAAAACGAAGACCTCGGCGGTGCCCCTTTCATCGGTGCGGCCGGGCATGTGCTCGACGAGTTCCTCGAGGCGGCCGGCCTTGTGCGTGATGAAATCTACATCACGAACGTCGTCAAGTGCAGGCCTCCGAAAAATCGTAATCCTCTGCCGGAGGAAATCGATGCGTGCCACGATAATTTGATGGAACAGATCGCATCGATTCGCCCCGACATCATCGTTGCGCTCGGCACGTTTGCCTCACGACAGATGGTGGGCATCGACGCGCCCATCACCGCCATGCAAGAACAGATATACAAACGCTCGAATGCCGGTGTCGCCTGTGTGGTGTTACCGGTGTACCATCCGGCGGCGACGATTTACAATCGAAGTTTGAAGGGCGTGTTCATGCAAAGCGCACTGACGCTGAAAGAACTCATGAAAGACCCGTTGCAAGAGTGA
- a CDS encoding nitroreductase family protein: MQFEDVLDARKSVRNFSARPVEDSEIKKILRAGISAPSAGNIQPWRFTVVKSKVARERLIDSLGQRWAAAAPVVIVVSLDPRPSAARYGDRGLALYAVQDCAAAAENMLLTAINLGLAGCWIGAFDESAVATAIGLKKPITPVTIIPIGYSAQGSGKQARRPLEDVSSWI, from the coding sequence ATGCAGTTCGAAGATGTGCTCGATGCTCGTAAAAGCGTTCGCAACTTCAGCGCTCGTCCCGTGGAAGACAGCGAGATAAAAAAGATATTGCGCGCCGGAATTTCTGCACCGAGCGCCGGTAACATCCAACCTTGGCGCTTCACGGTAGTGAAGTCGAAAGTTGCCCGTGAGCGCCTCATCGATTCGCTCGGACAGCGCTGGGCGGCCGCCGCGCCCGTTGTTATCGTGGTTTCGCTCGATCCGCGTCCGAGTGCCGCACGTTACGGCGATCGCGGCTTGGCGCTCTATGCGGTCCAGGATTGCGCTGCCGCCGCGGAAAATATGTTGTTGACCGCCATCAACCTCGGCCTTGCCGGGTGCTGGATCGGCGCTTTCGACGAGAGCGCGGTTGCCACCGCCATCGGACTCAAGAAACCCATCACCCCGGTGACCATCATACCGATCGGATACAGCGCGCAGGGCTCAGGCAAGCAGGCGAGGCGACCTCTCGAAGATGTTTCCTCATGGATTTAG
- the alr gene encoding alanine racemase yields the protein MTDRRGAWAEIDLGALDYNVREFKKLLSPRTRMMAVVKADAYGHGAVECAFAAFVAGVDRFGVATVDEAIALREGGIEAPIQLLSEPPATAISDLLHYNIIPAVTSEVFLGELSSAATLRGGEVLYHLVVDTGMNRIGFRPDDVARVANTAHVLPHIKLEGVFTHFATADVEGDWDVQKQLTAFTRAIDSIRSNDIDPGIVHCANTPATILLPETHFDMVRIGIGLYGLHPCEATKGKIDLEPVMTVKARASLVKSIALGEGVSYGLTWHAFERADIATLPLGYADGVPRIASNSLECLVRGKRVPQVGRVCMDQFMCEVDPDEHIAAGEEFVFIGRQGDERILMDEVAQKSDTINYEIACALGNMRLERIYV from the coding sequence ATGACTGACAGAAGAGGGGCATGGGCAGAAATCGATCTCGGGGCGCTCGACTACAACGTGCGTGAGTTCAAGAAGCTGCTTTCGCCGAGAACGAGGATGATGGCGGTCGTCAAAGCCGATGCCTACGGACACGGCGCGGTCGAGTGCGCTTTCGCGGCGTTCGTCGCAGGTGTCGATCGTTTCGGTGTGGCAACCGTCGATGAGGCGATCGCCCTTCGCGAAGGAGGCATCGAGGCTCCCATACAACTTCTCTCCGAACCTCCTGCGACCGCAATCTCCGATTTGCTGCATTACAACATCATCCCCGCCGTCACAAGCGAGGTGTTCCTCGGCGAGCTTTCAAGCGCGGCGACACTGCGCGGAGGCGAAGTGCTCTATCACCTCGTGGTGGACACGGGAATGAACCGCATCGGTTTTCGCCCCGACGACGTGGCGCGCGTGGCGAACACCGCTCACGTGTTGCCTCACATCAAGCTCGAAGGTGTATTCACCCACTTTGCGACCGCCGATGTCGAGGGCGACTGGGATGTCCAAAAACAACTCACGGCATTTACCCGTGCCATCGATTCGATCCGCAGCAACGACATCGACCCCGGTATTGTGCACTGCGCGAATACGCCGGCAACGATTCTTCTTCCCGAGACGCACTTCGATATGGTGCGTATCGGCATCGGCCTCTACGGATTGCATCCTTGCGAGGCGACCAAAGGCAAAATCGATCTCGAGCCCGTCATGACCGTTAAGGCACGTGCTTCTCTCGTCAAGTCGATTGCGCTGGGCGAAGGCGTGAGCTATGGTTTGACGTGGCATGCGTTCGAACGTGCCGACATCGCCACATTGCCACTCGGCTACGCAGACGGTGTTCCCCGCATCGCCTCGAACAGTCTCGAATGCCTCGTGCGCGGTAAGCGGGTACCTCAGGTGGGGCGTGTGTGCATGGATCAGTTCATGTGTGAAGTCGATCCCGACGAGCACATAGCAGCCGGCGAGGAGTTCGTTTTCATCGGTCGACAGGGCGACGAGCGCATTTTGATGGATGAGGTCGCGCAAAAATCAGATACCATCAATTATGAAATCGCCTGTGCGCTCGGTAATATGCGACTTGAACGCATATACGTTTAA
- a CDS encoding NAD(P)H-hydrate dehydratase has translation MYRLLTIPQVRELERRAVEEQGFTEKRLMKAAGSALANLCQAEIASRIEEGWDGARPMVAVFVGPGNNGGDGWVAARFLMQAGLGVLVLSTVDPNELHGVAGEVAFEATSNGVHWELIPENPVVENILYSVKGCIYLVDCLLGIGAKLPLREDMAIITSALNAAPIPVISADVPTGVDADTGEADEHAVFAAKTITFLSAKRGLAAFPGYLHTGDVSVASLGLDMSAGLDFIGAPELIPDEEIAAFIPFPSVDANKFTRGRLLIVAGSRRYVGAAVLAATTATRAGAGYVTLAVPESIVAILQTHLITVPIVGLPETREGTVAGRAVSLLYDLMQKADAMLVGPGLGRHEKTDEVIRALVDTAPCAVVIDADGLGAFVGHTELITSSEGSLVLTPHAGELARLLEEDADDITANPLDYVKRLVGERRTVVLKGPNTTISCARRTSIDMFAPPVLATAGTGDVLAGLIAALIAQRVDPYSAACLAVRIHGRSGVIAMEELTPMCVAAYDIIDFIPLAVKSLLSSQERQQND, from the coding sequence ATGTATCGGTTACTGACAATACCGCAAGTAAGAGAGCTTGAACGCCGAGCGGTGGAAGAGCAGGGGTTTACCGAGAAACGGCTTATGAAAGCCGCCGGATCGGCATTGGCGAACCTGTGCCAGGCGGAAATCGCATCGCGCATCGAAGAGGGTTGGGACGGTGCGCGCCCCATGGTCGCGGTATTCGTCGGGCCGGGCAACAACGGGGGCGACGGTTGGGTTGCGGCCCGTTTCCTCATGCAGGCCGGGCTCGGAGTTCTCGTCCTTTCCACCGTCGATCCCAACGAGTTGCACGGTGTCGCCGGAGAAGTCGCATTCGAAGCAACGTCCAACGGCGTCCACTGGGAGCTCATTCCGGAAAATCCGGTTGTGGAAAATATCCTTTACTCGGTTAAGGGATGTATTTATTTAGTCGATTGTCTTCTCGGAATCGGTGCGAAATTGCCGCTGCGCGAAGACATGGCGATTATCACCTCGGCGCTTAACGCGGCTCCGATTCCCGTTATTTCGGCCGATGTACCGACCGGCGTCGACGCCGATACCGGCGAGGCGGATGAACATGCCGTTTTCGCTGCGAAAACCATCACGTTTCTGAGTGCCAAACGCGGCCTTGCGGCCTTTCCGGGATATCTTCACACAGGAGACGTATCGGTCGCCTCGCTCGGTCTCGACATGAGCGCCGGACTCGATTTCATCGGTGCGCCGGAATTGATTCCCGACGAGGAGATCGCGGCTTTCATACCGTTTCCCTCGGTTGACGCAAACAAGTTTACGCGGGGCCGCCTGCTGATCGTCGCCGGGAGTAGGCGATATGTCGGTGCCGCGGTGTTGGCGGCGACGACCGCCACACGTGCGGGTGCAGGCTACGTCACGCTCGCCGTTCCCGAATCGATCGTTGCGATACTTCAGACGCATCTCATCACCGTGCCCATCGTCGGTCTTCCCGAAACGCGCGAAGGTACGGTGGCCGGTCGAGCCGTTTCGCTTTTGTACGACCTGATGCAGAAGGCGGACGCGATGCTTGTCGGCCCCGGTCTGGGAAGGCATGAGAAAACCGATGAGGTCATACGTGCTCTGGTGGACACGGCACCGTGCGCCGTCGTCATCGATGCCGACGGTCTGGGCGCATTCGTCGGTCATACCGAACTCATTACTTCGAGCGAGGGTTCTTTGGTGCTCACGCCGCATGCCGGTGAGCTTGCGCGACTGCTCGAAGAGGATGCCGATGACATCACCGCCAATCCCCTCGACTATGTGAAACGGCTTGTCGGAGAGCGGCGCACGGTCGTTCTCAAAGGACCGAACACGACTATTTCGTGTGCGCGTCGCACCTCGATAGACATGTTCGCACCACCGGTTTTGGCAACGGCAGGCACCGGCGACGTGCTGGCCGGCTTGATCGCCGCGCTCATCGCTCAGAGAGTCGACCCCTATTCGGCCGCATGCCTCGCGGTTCGCATTCACGGGCGCTCCGGAGTGATCGCCATGGAAGAACTCACGCCGATGTGCGTCGCTGCTTACGACATCATCGACTTCATACCGCTTGCAGTGAAGAGCTTGTTATCATCACAGGAAAGGCAGCAAAATGACTGA
- a CDS encoding holo-ACP synthase: MAAALKRTPRIKMRVFTEDERWYCEHKAKPEIHYALRFAAKEAVWKALGTGFSGMKFCDVEIARDEKGRPIPVLTGRARELACAVGVIEMHLSLSFTHSTAIASAVALTEASRPKKEEKFDPRREIARSFKELRSMLDDELNEQASDSESCQEEL; this comes from the coding sequence ATGGCGGCTGCGCTTAAACGGACACCGCGCATCAAGATGCGTGTATTCACCGAAGATGAGCGATGGTACTGTGAGCATAAGGCGAAACCCGAGATTCATTATGCTCTCAGGTTTGCGGCCAAAGAAGCGGTTTGGAAGGCGCTTGGTACGGGTTTCAGTGGCATGAAATTTTGCGACGTCGAAATCGCCCGCGATGAAAAAGGGCGACCGATACCGGTGCTTACGGGGCGTGCGCGAGAGCTCGCCTGCGCAGTCGGTGTCATAGAGATGCATCTTTCGCTGTCATTCACCCATTCGACTGCAATTGCCAGCGCGGTGGCTCTCACGGAGGCGTCGCGTCCCAAGAAGGAAGAAAAGTTCGATCCTCGGCGAGAAATCGCCCGGAGCTTCAAGGAGCTTCGTTCGATGCTCGACGATGAACTCAACGAGCAGGCTTCTGATTCCGAGTCCTGCCAAGAGGAACTATAA